One genomic window of Saprospiraceae bacterium includes the following:
- a CDS encoding VOC family protein — MKQKIYPCIWSNGNAKEAAAFYIDTFGNGTVETDSPMVLMLYLHGEKFMFLNAGPQYPPNPSISFFVVCETAAEVEKYFHSLSDSGNILMPLDTYEWSQKYAWVQDRFGVSWQLYMGKMEEVGQKFTPLLMFTNEQAGKAQQAIHKYTSVFEKSSIVGILNFSANEEAPESYVKHSQFTLSGQVFMAMDSPIPHAFHFTEGLSLVVECADQSEIDRYWSALTENGSESMCGWLKDEFGVSWQIVPEILGELMQDPERAPRVIAAFMQMRKFEIEALLRA, encoded by the coding sequence ATGAAACAAAAAATTTATCCTTGCATTTGGTCCAATGGAAACGCAAAAGAAGCTGCTGCATTTTATATAGATACTTTCGGAAATGGAACTGTTGAAACGGATTCTCCGATGGTTTTGATGCTTTATTTACATGGAGAAAAGTTTATGTTTCTCAATGCCGGACCACAGTATCCGCCCAATCCCAGCATTTCGTTTTTTGTAGTCTGCGAAACAGCCGCAGAAGTCGAAAAATATTTTCACTCCTTATCCGATTCCGGAAACATCCTGATGCCTTTGGATACATATGAATGGAGTCAAAAATATGCATGGGTACAGGATAGATTTGGTGTAAGCTGGCAATTGTATATGGGCAAAATGGAAGAAGTAGGTCAAAAGTTTACGCCGCTGCTCATGTTTACCAATGAACAAGCCGGAAAAGCGCAGCAAGCCATCCATAAATACACCTCGGTTTTTGAAAAGAGCTCCATCGTTGGTATTTTAAATTTTAGTGCAAATGAAGAAGCCCCAGAAAGCTATGTAAAACATTCGCAATTCACATTATCGGGTCAGGTCTTTATGGCTATGGACAGCCCCATTCCGCATGCCTTTCATTTCACAGAAGGTTTATCGCTCGTTGTTGAATGCGCAGACCAATCCGAAATAGATCGCTATTGGAGCGCGCTCACAGAAAACGGAAGTGAAAGTATGTGCGGCTGGCTGAAAGATGAATTTGGAGTTTCCTGGCAAATCGTTCCGGAAATTCTTGGAGAACTCATGCAGGACCCTGAAAGAGCGCCACGCGTGATTGCCGCTTTTATGCAAATGCGAAAATTTGAGATTGAGGCTTTGCTCAGAGCTTGA
- a CDS encoding gliding motility-associated C-terminal domain-containing protein yields MANPIATKIFYSLRGTWQFNDKNKFGCDSNTIIYVENLDLLQTDIDTFLCYPDTLLFGNKKIDSSGRYRSNLKSKISPFCDSTVFLNVFYTKLISKIHKSGDLSCQDTLVTLYSDSSYYENGNKVKFIWTDDNGDTLSTHDSCIVNVSGSFYLSLIYKQDSIHTCSHTSSILVQGSIKSPDLLLTDSIQFCAGSDINLYSLPITDLNNTLALRTFHTNLPCDSSNMISDTTLKFFNDTLIYLKARIAHCQDVIAIPITIKPLEHIYVNDLDFCKGTSVDLNQLQYSKDGNFNGGPIFYHCAMKDSSCSVNSPFVLNADSSIYVLPDSATCPEFTSFTLKALRIPDAGFQLSSLNYCLNDSLQLILNNKFITENIYFRFQQNEQPWVNPDSTVSFTLVDTGRFTICIRKEEKNCVDSSCTTFRVHPLPQIPLPECFSTDSTVFFRWNQMGSETYTIDTLLGGPFLRISDTSILFHSLSRGQEIRIRVTAHSLYCGSLFAEINCQSKSCPPISISILPVDTICIVPGMNPIKLTAVSDSLLSGGLYIWRGKGIIDSLSGIFDPLLAGPGNHRINALLDYQACKYFTSYVIVVRENPFSSFVMDSVICQDSSLTLFFNGSRADSSKFDWDLGDGIFQLFNADKEVHVRWSTPGKRQLKLKLSQYKCFDETIKEIEVLEHLPPPEITCENTDSFIVFRWKKIQRVKKYKLNLIQGNNGSFINDTTYQIAKRFLTDSAAIQLSLEDEGPCSEISSGIEFCKSPDCPPRNILRDTVLHQCANQLQNFSLTSLIQDLLPSYNWNGPSIQLDSVDAKNLTPGIYHFIIQAQQFGCKYTDTILLRITNAPLFGNINLTPIPCDALNPYGAVNVTNVPALTGPVQYSLNGSPYQQDSSFYNLREGAYLLTIKDGFGCTTDSLLNLKAPAIPLLELGPDVEVLKREVVALNAMITGNYSTIYWSSPVVLSCQNCEDPELQAIKNIKVYCTIVNEDGCLATDSLSIRIFEQKVFAPNVFSPNGDQINDFFTLFGNVSEIKLLEIYDRWGNRVFSKEHFEGNKPELGWNGRFQNENALPGVYVYRAVVGFEKGANQILRGDLTLIR; encoded by the coding sequence TTGGCGAATCCTATCGCTACAAAAATATTTTACTCACTGCGGGGTACCTGGCAGTTTAACGATAAAAATAAATTTGGCTGCGATAGTAACACCATCATTTATGTTGAAAATTTAGATCTGCTCCAAACAGATATCGACACGTTTCTGTGTTACCCGGATACGCTACTCTTTGGCAATAAAAAAATTGATTCCAGCGGGCGGTATAGATCCAACTTGAAATCAAAAATCTCCCCATTCTGTGATTCAACGGTCTTCCTGAATGTGTTTTATACAAAATTAATATCGAAGATTCATAAAAGTGGCGACTTGAGTTGTCAGGATACGCTGGTTACATTGTATTCGGATTCATCCTATTATGAAAATGGAAATAAAGTAAAATTTATCTGGACAGATGACAACGGCGATACGCTTTCTACCCATGACAGCTGTATAGTAAATGTTTCCGGAAGCTTTTACCTCAGTTTAATTTATAAGCAAGACTCCATACATACCTGCTCCCATACCAGCAGCATTTTGGTCCAGGGCTCCATTAAATCACCAGATCTGCTTCTTACCGATTCTATCCAATTTTGTGCGGGGTCTGATATAAATCTTTACAGTTTGCCGATAACAGATTTAAACAATACGCTTGCATTGCGAACTTTTCATACAAATCTACCTTGTGATAGCAGTAACATGATTTCCGATACCACTTTAAAATTTTTTAACGACACTCTTATCTATCTAAAAGCCCGGATTGCCCATTGTCAAGATGTAATCGCTATCCCAATTACAATAAAGCCACTTGAACATATATATGTAAATGATCTGGATTTTTGTAAGGGTACTTCCGTAGATTTAAATCAACTTCAATATTCGAAAGACGGAAATTTTAATGGGGGACCAATCTTTTACCATTGTGCGATGAAAGATAGTTCTTGCTCAGTTAACTCTCCTTTTGTGTTAAATGCGGATAGTTCGATTTATGTATTGCCCGATTCGGCCACATGCCCTGAATTTACAAGTTTTACGCTTAAAGCACTGCGGATACCGGATGCCGGATTCCAATTGAGTTCATTGAACTATTGTTTGAATGACAGTTTGCAATTAATTTTAAATAACAAATTCATCACTGAAAACATTTATTTCCGTTTTCAACAGAATGAACAGCCGTGGGTAAATCCTGATTCCACGGTGTCCTTTACCTTAGTAGATACCGGCCGCTTTACCATTTGCATTCGCAAAGAAGAAAAAAATTGTGTTGATTCGAGTTGTACAACTTTCCGGGTTCACCCATTGCCTCAAATCCCATTACCCGAATGTTTTTCAACCGACAGCACTGTGTTCTTCAGATGGAATCAAATGGGGAGTGAAACCTATACAATAGACACTTTGTTGGGCGGGCCTTTTTTAAGAATTTCCGATACCAGCATTCTATTTCATTCGCTTTCAAGAGGGCAGGAGATTCGGATCCGCGTCACAGCCCATTCGTTATATTGTGGTTCGTTGTTTGCAGAAATAAATTGCCAATCCAAATCCTGTCCGCCGATTTCTATATCCATTTTACCCGTCGACACGATTTGCATTGTACCCGGAATGAATCCTATAAAACTAACAGCTGTTAGTGATAGCCTTCTTTCCGGTGGATTATATATCTGGCGGGGAAAAGGTATTATTGATAGCTTGAGTGGAATTTTTGATCCACTGCTAGCAGGTCCCGGAAACCATCGAATAAACGCGTTGCTCGATTATCAAGCTTGCAAATATTTTACATCTTATGTTATAGTAGTTCGTGAAAATCCATTTTCCAGTTTTGTAATGGATAGTGTTATTTGTCAGGACTCGAGTCTCACATTGTTTTTTAATGGGAGTAGAGCCGATTCCTCCAAATTTGATTGGGATCTTGGCGACGGAATCTTTCAATTGTTCAATGCCGATAAGGAAGTTCATGTGCGGTGGTCCACTCCCGGAAAAAGACAACTGAAATTAAAACTCAGTCAATACAAATGTTTTGATGAAACAATCAAAGAAATTGAAGTCCTGGAACATCTGCCACCACCGGAAATCACTTGTGAAAATACCGATTCATTTATTGTCTTCCGATGGAAAAAAATCCAACGCGTCAAAAAATATAAATTAAATCTCATTCAGGGCAACAACGGATCCTTTATCAATGACACGACCTATCAAATTGCCAAGCGATTTTTGACAGACAGCGCAGCTATACAACTTAGCCTTGAAGATGAAGGCCCTTGCTCGGAGATTAGCAGCGGTATAGAATTTTGTAAATCGCCCGACTGTCCGCCGAGAAACATATTGCGAGATACTGTTTTGCACCAATGTGCCAATCAATTGCAAAATTTTTCTTTAACATCCCTCATTCAGGATTTACTTCCTTCGTACAATTGGAATGGACCCTCAATACAATTGGATTCTGTTGATGCCAAAAATTTGACCCCCGGAATTTATCACTTCATAATCCAGGCACAACAATTTGGATGTAAATACACGGATACTATTTTATTGCGCATTACCAATGCTCCACTTTTCGGAAATATCAATTTAACTCCTATTCCTTGCGATGCCCTGAACCCTTATGGTGCTGTGAATGTCACCAATGTACCTGCACTTACAGGCCCTGTACAATACAGTCTCAATGGAAGTCCTTATCAACAGGATTCCAGTTTTTATAATTTGAGAGAAGGTGCATATCTCCTAACTATAAAAGACGGTTTTGGATGTACAACCGACAGCCTTTTAAACTTGAAAGCACCTGCCATTCCTTTACTTGAATTGGGACCGGATGTGGAAGTTCTCAAAAGAGAAGTTGTTGCTTTAAATGCGATGATTACGGGAAATTATTCCACGATTTACTGGAGTAGTCCTGTGGTTTTGAGTTGTCAAAATTGTGAGGATCCGGAATTGCAGGCTATTAAAAACATAAAAGTCTATTGTACAATTGTCAATGAAGACGGATGTTTGGCAACAGATTCGTTAAGTATTCGCATTTTCGAACAAAAAGTTTTTGCGCCTAATGTATTCTCTCCAAACGGAGATCAGATCAATGATTTTTTTACACTCTTCGGAAACGTCAGCGAGATCAAACTGCTTGAAATTTACGATCGCTGGGGAAATCGCGTTTTCTCTAAAGAACATTTTGAAGGCAATAAACCGGAATTGGGTTGGAATGGGAGATTTCAAAATGAAAACGCTTTACCGGGAGTATATGTGTATCGGGCTGTTGTTGGATTTGAGAAAGGAGCCAATCAAATCCTTCGCGGAGATCTGACACTTATTCGTTAG
- a CDS encoding serine hydrolase, producing MMKPILLSISLLCLHFFAIAQIDFQNPSPAAFMHPKCMEMDHAILNNDYSIIHSVLIVEKGKLVFEKYYNGWKKDSLHQLQSATKSVVATLLGCALNNGYIHSVDEPISKHYDIASFEDSLKNKITIKDLITQRHGLSWKEGDWNDPNNSWRKIISNPGNWYESVLQTPMDTSPGLIFNYSNAAPLLISGIIQMASQMSIDSFAKKYLFEPLDIQNYWFWPGNGGPQNNGMALISLNSRDMAKIGQLYLQSGRWNGVQLLSNDFVKHAVHPHVKNVEPNGFYKSYDYGYFWWSHPVLRTDENNRTQKIFLARGAGGQNIIVWPERDIVVVITAWNLQRSNLSQTLFDNYISKM from the coding sequence ATGATGAAACCAATCCTCCTCTCCATTAGTTTACTCTGCTTGCACTTTTTTGCCATAGCGCAAATAGATTTTCAGAATCCAAGTCCAGCTGCTTTCATGCATCCAAAATGTATGGAAATGGATCATGCCATTCTTAATAATGATTACAGCATCATCCACAGTGTCCTCATTGTCGAAAAAGGAAAACTTGTTTTTGAAAAATATTACAATGGTTGGAAAAAAGATTCCCTGCATCAATTGCAATCAGCAACTAAAAGTGTGGTCGCAACCTTGCTGGGTTGCGCATTAAACAATGGATATATCCATTCTGTTGACGAGCCCATTTCGAAACATTACGATATCGCTTCCTTTGAAGACAGCTTAAAAAATAAAATCACCATAAAAGATCTGATCACACAAAGGCATGGTTTGTCCTGGAAAGAAGGCGACTGGAATGATCCCAACAATAGCTGGAGAAAAATTATTTCAAATCCCGGAAACTGGTATGAATCCGTTTTACAAACACCCATGGATACCTCGCCGGGTTTGATCTTCAATTACAGCAATGCAGCTCCTTTGTTGATCAGCGGAATAATTCAAATGGCCAGCCAAATGTCCATCGACAGTTTTGCCAAAAAATATCTCTTCGAACCCTTAGACATTCAAAATTATTGGTTTTGGCCGGGCAATGGCGGCCCACAAAACAATGGGATGGCCCTTATTTCATTAAACTCAAGAGATATGGCGAAGATCGGACAACTTTATCTTCAAAGCGGCCGTTGGAATGGCGTTCAACTATTGTCAAATGATTTTGTAAAACATGCGGTTCATCCACACGTAAAAAATGTTGAGCCTAATGGCTTTTACAAATCTTATGATTACGGTTATTTCTGGTGGAGTCATCCTGTCCTAAGAACTGATGAAAATAATAGAACGCAAAAAATATTTCTAGCACGTGGTGCCGGTGGACAAAACATCATTGTTTGGCCAGAACGCGATATTGTCGTGGTGATTACGGCCTGGAATTTACAAAGAAGTAATTTGTCTCAGACTCTGTTTGACAATTACATTTCAAAAATGTGA
- the aspS gene encoding aspartate--tRNA ligase: MYRTHTCGELRMQNVGQKVTLAGWVQILRNLGGMSFIDLRDRYGITQLAFNMEDQAELCNKARQCGREYVIQASGTVCERSSKNPNRATGDIEIKVEELIILNSSEVPPFTIEDESDGGDELRLKYRYLDIRRTPIKEKIMFRHRLALEIRKFLSEQGFLEIETPYLIKSTPEGARDFIVPSRMNPGQFYALPQSPQTFKQILMVGGMDKYFQIVRCFRDEDLRADRQPEFTQVDCEMAFVEREDILQMFEALVKHTFKICLNVELGEFPRMLYEDALEYYGSDKPDLRFDMKFHDLISMKGNGFSLIDDAQCIKGFVATESDTFFTNKELNALTDWVKRPQIGAKGLIYVKFGSEGIKSTIGKFYTDEQLLVIGNAIGAQTGDTLFILLGERDSTLKQLGELRLEVARRLDRIPAGVFKPLWVLDFPLLEWDDDAQRFFAMHHPFTSPLPEDLDKMQSKEKEVLASIHAAAYDMVINGSELGGGSIRIHNRELQERNFEILGFTKEEAERQFGFLLGAFAYGAPPHGGIAFGLDRLCSVMDGSSSIRDYIAFPKNNMGRDTMIDAPSEVDDKQLNELNIGVIRTNVS, translated from the coding sequence ATGTACAGAACACATACTTGTGGCGAATTGAGAATGCAAAACGTCGGACAAAAGGTCACGCTGGCAGGCTGGGTCCAGATATTGAGAAACCTGGGAGGTATGAGTTTTATCGACTTACGAGACCGGTATGGCATCACCCAGCTGGCGTTTAATATGGAAGATCAGGCGGAATTATGCAATAAGGCCAGACAATGCGGCCGGGAATACGTCATACAGGCCTCGGGCACCGTATGTGAACGCTCCAGTAAGAATCCCAATCGCGCTACCGGAGATATTGAAATCAAAGTAGAAGAATTGATCATCCTCAACAGTTCGGAAGTTCCTCCATTTACCATTGAAGACGAAAGTGATGGCGGTGACGAACTGCGACTGAAATACAGATATCTGGATATCAGAAGAACACCCATCAAAGAAAAAATCATGTTCAGACATCGCCTCGCTTTAGAAATCCGCAAATTTTTAAGCGAGCAAGGTTTTCTCGAAATAGAAACACCATACCTCATCAAATCGACACCTGAAGGTGCAAGAGATTTTATCGTCCCCAGCAGGATGAATCCAGGTCAATTTTATGCACTTCCTCAATCACCACAAACTTTCAAACAAATTTTGATGGTGGGTGGAATGGACAAATATTTTCAAATCGTGCGTTGTTTCAGAGATGAAGATTTGAGAGCAGACCGCCAACCTGAATTTACACAAGTTGATTGTGAAATGGCATTTGTAGAGCGCGAAGATATTTTGCAAATGTTTGAGGCTTTGGTCAAACATACATTCAAGATCTGTTTGAATGTAGAGCTTGGCGAATTTCCCAGGATGTTATACGAAGATGCCCTGGAATATTATGGTTCCGACAAACCGGATCTGCGCTTCGACATGAAATTTCATGACCTGATTTCCATGAAAGGAAATGGATTTTCTTTGATCGATGATGCCCAATGCATTAAGGGATTTGTCGCGACAGAAAGTGATACTTTTTTTACCAACAAAGAATTAAATGCCTTGACAGACTGGGTCAAACGGCCACAGATCGGAGCCAAAGGTTTAATTTATGTAAAATTCGGAAGCGAAGGAATCAAGTCCACCATTGGAAAATTTTATACAGACGAACAACTGTTAGTTATAGGAAATGCAATAGGTGCACAAACAGGAGATACCCTTTTCATCCTTTTAGGCGAACGGGACTCCACCTTAAAGCAATTGGGCGAATTGCGTTTGGAAGTTGCGCGTCGTTTGGATCGCATTCCGGCGGGCGTGTTCAAACCCTTGTGGGTATTGGATTTTCCTTTGTTGGAATGGGATGATGACGCACAGCGGTTTTTCGCCATGCATCATCCGTTTACCAGTCCACTACCGGAAGACCTTGACAAAATGCAAAGCAAAGAAAAAGAAGTGCTGGCCAGTATTCATGCAGCAGCTTATGACATGGTCATCAATGGTTCTGAATTGGGTGGGGGTTCTATCAGAATTCACAACCGGGAATTACAGGAACGAAATTTTGAGATCCTGGGCTTCACCAAAGAGGAAGCAGAGCGCCAGTTTGGCTTTTTACTGGGCGCTTTTGCTTATGGCGCACCCCCGCATGGCGGTATCGCTTTTGGATTGGACAGGCTTTGTTCGGTCATGGACGGAAGTTCTTCCATTCGCGATTACATTGCGTTCCCTAAAAACAACATGGGTCGCGATACGATGATTGATGCGCCTTCAGAAGTCGATGACAAACAATTGAATGAATTGAATATCGGAGTGATACGAACGAATGTTAGTTAG
- a CDS encoding GxxExxY protein, which produces MNKPEYLESELTGKIISCAMEVHRNMGNGFQEKIYQRCLEIELNQRGFTCKREIQLRLYYKGIFVGMRRFDFLVEDRIMVELKAVIKLENAHLAQAINYLESSNLKIGLLINFGAKRLEFKRVMKPNK; this is translated from the coding sequence ATGAATAAACCTGAATATCTTGAATCTGAACTTACGGGAAAAATAATTTCTTGTGCGATGGAGGTGCATCGTAATATGGGAAATGGCTTCCAGGAAAAAATTTACCAGCGTTGTCTTGAAATAGAATTAAACCAACGAGGATTTACATGTAAACGGGAAATTCAATTAAGGTTATATTATAAGGGCATTTTTGTTGGAATGCGTCGTTTTGATTTTTTGGTTGAAGACAGGATCATGGTGGAATTAAAAGCGGTAATAAAACTAGAAAATGCTCACCTTGCACAAGCTATTAATTATCTCGAATCATCAAATTTAAAAATTGGATTACTTATAAATTTCGGAGCTAAAAGACTTGAGTTTAAAAGGGTCATGAAGCCAAATAAATAA
- a CDS encoding SRPBCC domain-containing protein, translating into MQMKSFAVDVGIQIQKPAYEIYEAIVDPEKMCNYFISQSSGRMESGKSLIWKFPEFDMDIPVRIGKLIPNEYISYTWDQAGIDLNVEMRLESLKDGSTLVQISEQAADSEKLGIDWLKGNTEGWSNFLACLKAYLEYGINLRKGAFIYRGNISTE; encoded by the coding sequence ATGCAAATGAAATCATTTGCCGTAGATGTAGGTATTCAGATTCAGAAACCTGCTTACGAAATTTATGAAGCGATCGTCGATCCCGAAAAAATGTGCAACTATTTTATTTCACAAAGTAGCGGCAGGATGGAATCCGGCAAGTCGCTGATCTGGAAATTTCCTGAATTTGATATGGACATTCCGGTACGCATCGGAAAACTTATCCCCAATGAATATATTTCCTACACATGGGATCAGGCCGGTATTGATTTAAATGTAGAAATGCGACTTGAAAGTTTAAAAGATGGTTCTACGCTTGTGCAAATCTCTGAACAAGCTGCTGATTCTGAAAAACTGGGAATCGATTGGTTAAAAGGAAATACAGAGGGCTGGTCTAATTTTTTAGCTTGTTTGAAAGCATATTTGGAATACGGAATTAATCTTCGAAAGGGCGCATTTATTTATCGAGGAAATATTTCAACTGAATAA
- a CDS encoding DUF1801 domain-containing protein: MQSKAKTIQEYLAEVPDERKEILSEMHKTIVKNMPKGFQEVMSYGMIGYVVPHSLYPAGYHCDPKQPLPFMCLASQKNYISFYHMGLYAGLLLEWFTSEWPKHSTKKLDMGKCCVRFKKPEDVPLKLIAELVTKVSPEEWIEVFENAFKKK; this comes from the coding sequence ATGCAATCTAAAGCTAAAACCATTCAAGAATATCTAGCCGAAGTCCCCGATGAGCGGAAAGAAATTTTATCAGAAATGCATAAGACGATTGTCAAAAACATGCCCAAAGGATTTCAGGAAGTCATGAGTTATGGAATGATCGGATATGTAGTCCCGCACAGCCTTTATCCGGCAGGATACCATTGTGACCCTAAACAGCCACTGCCGTTTATGTGTTTGGCATCGCAAAAAAATTACATCTCTTTTTACCACATGGGATTGTATGCAGGTTTGTTGCTGGAATGGTTTACCAGTGAATGGCCCAAACATTCAACTAAAAAACTGGATATGGGTAAATGTTGTGTACGGTTTAAAAAGCCGGAGGACGTTCCTTTGAAGCTGATTGCAGAATTGGTCACTAAAGTTAGCCCCGAAGAATGGATTGAGGTTTTTGAAAATGCATTTAAAAAGAAATAA
- a CDS encoding GNAT family N-acetyltransferase, with translation MLNLNFNPFPEIRTQDIVLRNLRMDDAPAVFHLRSHPEVLKYLDRPPAGSLAEAELWIETVLKGTAANTSINWAVCLPTNERLLGTMAFWKIDETNHRAEIGYTLDPEWQGKGLMSRAMQEVLLYGFHVMNLHGIDANVNPKNQKSINLLTRFGFQKEAHFKENYYFDGKYLDSAIYCLLRDSARL, from the coding sequence ATGTTAAACTTAAATTTTAATCCTTTTCCTGAAATTCGCACACAGGACATCGTGCTTAGAAATTTACGCATGGATGATGCCCCTGCAGTTTTTCATCTACGCAGTCATCCTGAAGTGTTGAAGTATTTAGACAGACCACCGGCAGGTTCCTTAGCGGAGGCTGAATTATGGATAGAGACGGTTCTTAAAGGGACCGCAGCAAATACCAGTATCAATTGGGCCGTATGTCTGCCTACTAACGAACGCTTGTTAGGCACTATGGCTTTTTGGAAAATTGATGAAACGAATCACCGCGCAGAAATAGGTTATACCCTGGACCCCGAATGGCAGGGCAAAGGACTGATGTCAAGGGCTATGCAGGAAGTACTGCTATATGGTTTTCACGTGATGAATCTTCATGGGATTGATGCCAATGTCAATCCGAAAAATCAGAAATCCATAAACCTGCTCACCAGATTTGGATTTCAAAAAGAAGCACATTTTAAAGAGAATTATTACTTTGATGGGAAGTACCTGGACTCAGCAATTTATTGTTTACTACGAGATTCAGCTAGACTATGA
- a CDS encoding SRPBCC domain-containing protein — MPDILHAFYIQAPLETVFQAVSQAPGLDKWWTQSCRGTPGPEEEYEFFFTPEYIWKGSIRIYNPPHHIEFLMTDAQEDWMHTIVSLQLRSVNNGTEIEFAHRDWKEANKHFRVSSYCWATYLRVLKLYLEKGAETPYELWDLV; from the coding sequence ATGCCGGACATTTTACATGCATTTTACATTCAAGCTCCCCTTGAAACCGTATTTCAAGCTGTTTCACAAGCCCCAGGATTAGACAAATGGTGGACCCAATCCTGTCGCGGAACTCCGGGTCCGGAAGAAGAATATGAATTTTTCTTTACACCTGAATATATTTGGAAGGGAAGCATCCGCATTTATAATCCCCCACACCACATTGAATTTTTAATGACAGATGCACAAGAAGACTGGATGCATACAATCGTTAGTTTACAATTGCGCTCTGTTAATAACGGCACGGAAATTGAATTTGCCCACCGCGATTGGAAAGAAGCCAATAAACATTTCAGGGTTTCTTCCTATTGTTGGGCAACTTATCTAAGGGTATTGAAACTTTATTTAGAAAAGGGTGCAGAGACACCTTATGAGCTGTGGGATTTGGTGTGA
- a CDS encoding DUF1272 domain-containing protein, whose amino-acid sequence MLEMRTVCEKCNTTLDHQSEAFICSYECTFCGNCTEQMQNICPNCNGELVQRPKRFNN is encoded by the coding sequence ATGCTCGAAATGCGGACTGTTTGTGAAAAATGTAATACAACACTTGACCACCAAAGTGAAGCTTTCATTTGTAGTTATGAATGTACATTTTGTGGAAATTGCACAGAACAAATGCAAAATATTTGTCCGAACTGCAATGGCGAATTAGTTCAAAGACCAAAAAGATTTAATAATTAA
- a CDS encoding VOC family protein, translated as MASVSTYLNFPRHTEEAFLFYQSVFGGEFEGGISRFKDLPPSDEMPPIDEADLELVMHITLPITGGHRLMGTDAPESMGFKLRFGNNVYINLEPDTREETERLFDALSEDGMVEMELQDMFWGAYYGSCTDKFGVQWMFNCEEKAS; from the coding sequence ATGGCAAGTGTCAGCACTTATCTCAATTTCCCCAGGCATACAGAAGAAGCCTTTTTGTTTTATCAATCTGTTTTTGGAGGAGAATTTGAAGGCGGGATCTCCAGGTTTAAGGACCTGCCTCCATCTGATGAAATGCCACCGATAGACGAAGCCGATCTGGAGTTGGTTATGCATATCACTTTACCCATCACAGGCGGACACCGCTTGATGGGAACCGACGCCCCTGAATCCATGGGCTTCAAACTGCGTTTTGGAAATAATGTATACATCAATCTGGAACCCGATACCCGCGAAGAAACGGAGAGATTATTTGATGCTTTATCTGAAGACGGCATGGTTGAAATGGAATTGCAGGATATGTTTTGGGGCGCTTATTATGGAAGCTGTACCGATAAATTTGGCGTGCAGTGGATGTTTAATTGTGAAGAAAAAGCCTCTTAA